A single Haloplasma contractile SSD-17B DNA region contains:
- a CDS encoding energy-coupling factor transporter transmembrane component T family protein, whose amino-acid sequence MQLEFTSKYTWLHKINPSLKFIIVTLVFIAVLFVHNINVLINLVIGFLTLYVLYTGHPYKRLLFVSIPFIIIFISSITSMIFFGQGDTTWYKIGLIHITEESFFRGLHVGIRGLLYALVGVLFALTTRPVMLFYSFMQQLKIKPKYAYSFMAAIRLVSIMIEELQILRYALKVRGVKEAKGIKGMYQQIKAYFIPLLSQSIRRAHRIAVAMEAKRFTNYKRTYYYKVGYSMNDLIYIIYICVIAFCSYYLAANFPYLSIQDVR is encoded by the coding sequence ATGCAGCTTGAATTTACATCTAAGTATACATGGCTTCACAAAATCAATCCAAGTCTTAAGTTTATTATAGTGACACTTGTGTTTATTGCGGTTCTATTTGTTCACAATATCAATGTGTTAATTAACTTAGTGATAGGATTTTTAACACTATATGTATTATATACTGGGCACCCCTATAAACGACTGTTATTTGTCTCAATACCATTTATCATAATCTTTATATCATCAATAACATCGATGATCTTTTTTGGACAGGGTGATACGACATGGTATAAAATAGGATTAATCCACATTACTGAAGAAAGTTTCTTTAGAGGACTACATGTAGGTATTAGAGGGCTCCTTTATGCACTAGTAGGTGTTTTATTTGCATTAACGACAAGACCAGTCATGCTATTTTACTCCTTTATGCAACAGTTAAAGATTAAACCAAAATATGCTTATAGTTTTATGGCGGCCATACGTCTAGTCTCTATCATGATTGAAGAACTACAAATCTTACGTTACGCATTAAAAGTACGGGGCGTTAAAGAAGCGAAGGGGATTAAAGGGATGTATCAACAAATTAAGGCATATTTTATACCACTATTATCTCAAAGTATAAGACGTGCCCACCGTATAGCAGTTGCAATGGAAGCGAAACGGTTTACTAATTACAAAAGAACTTACTATTATAAGGTTGGCTACTCGATGAATGACCTTATATACATCATATACATTTGTGTTATTGCGTTTTGTTCCTATTATTTAGCAGCTAATTTTCCTTATCTTTCTATACAAGATGTAAGGTGA
- a CDS encoding ABC transporter ATP-binding protein produces the protein MSTIAEVCNLRLKFPGEESLLFKDFSLDIKKGEKVLILGPSGCGKSTVLQILSGLIPNSVEVPMKTDHIQIPESWGFLFQDPDTQFCMPYVDEEIAFVLENLNTEREEMADLIECYLNQVGLKFKQNHVAINTLSGGMKQRLAIASVLALKPEVLFLDEPTAMLDPKGTEEVWNTLKTISNDKTLVIVEHKIDHIINFVDRVVLMNHNGQILADGNKDYIFEQHKQIIKEHGIWYPGVWDEYIQYRGVNARSYKSNHSLTPSLELSDFKGYRGKEEKINVEDSKVYPGEWITVIGANGAGKSTLLHSLMKLIKIKGNYELYGLPHKRIKKISQYLSFVFQNPEFQFVTNSVFDEVAYSMRLNGEHEKVISNRVNELLQLYKLSEHKNQHPYQLSIGQKRRLSVATAIVDKQPVLLLDEPTFGQDAKNTFTILEQLEDLREDGWTIIMVTHDKQIIKYFSTRVWSIKDGMLNDDIKTFNPSVYKENLSE, from the coding sequence TTGTCAACCATCGCAGAAGTTTGTAACTTGCGATTAAAATTTCCTGGGGAAGAATCTTTGTTATTCAAAGATTTTTCCCTTGATATTAAAAAAGGTGAAAAGGTACTAATTTTAGGTCCTTCTGGGTGTGGAAAATCAACCGTATTACAGATTTTATCAGGATTAATTCCTAATTCTGTTGAAGTTCCAATGAAGACGGACCACATACAAATACCAGAATCATGGGGATTTTTATTTCAAGATCCGGATACACAATTTTGTATGCCTTATGTAGATGAAGAGATTGCATTTGTACTAGAAAATCTTAATACTGAGAGAGAAGAAATGGCTGATTTGATAGAGTGTTATTTAAATCAAGTAGGGTTAAAATTTAAACAAAATCATGTGGCAATTAATACTCTTTCAGGAGGCATGAAACAGCGTTTAGCTATTGCATCAGTTCTTGCTTTAAAACCAGAGGTATTGTTTCTTGATGAACCAACGGCTATGCTAGATCCAAAAGGAACTGAAGAGGTATGGAACACATTAAAAACGATTAGTAATGATAAAACTCTTGTAATAGTTGAGCATAAGATTGATCATATTATTAATTTTGTAGATCGAGTCGTATTAATGAATCATAATGGGCAGATTCTAGCAGATGGTAATAAGGACTATATTTTTGAACAACATAAACAGATAATAAAGGAACATGGTATCTGGTATCCTGGAGTATGGGATGAGTATATCCAATATAGAGGGGTAAATGCACGAAGTTATAAATCTAATCATTCATTAACTCCATCTCTTGAATTAAGTGATTTTAAAGGGTATAGGGGAAAAGAAGAGAAAATAAATGTAGAGGATAGTAAAGTATATCCAGGTGAATGGATTACTGTCATTGGTGCAAACGGAGCAGGCAAGAGTACATTACTACATTCGCTCATGAAATTAATAAAAATAAAAGGTAACTATGAATTGTACGGTCTACCTCACAAAAGGATCAAAAAGATTAGCCAGTATCTCTCGTTTGTATTCCAGAACCCAGAATTTCAGTTTGTCACGAATAGTGTCTTTGATGAAGTCGCATATAGCATGCGACTAAATGGAGAACATGAAAAAGTGATATCAAACCGTGTAAATGAGCTCCTTCAATTATATAAACTGAGTGAACATAAAAACCAACATCCTTATCAATTGTCGATAGGACAAAAAAGGAGGCTAAGTGTAGCAACGGCTATTGTAGATAAACAACCAGTTCTACTATTAGACGAACCTACATTTGGTCAAGATGCTAAGAATACCTTTACTATATTAGAACAACTTGAGGACTTAAGAGAAGATGGATGGACCATTATTATGGTGACACATGATAAACAAATTATTAAATACTTTTCCACAAGAGTATGGAGCATTAAAGATGGAATGTTAAATGATGATATTAAAACGTTTAATCCTAGTGTCTATAAAGAGAATTTAAGTGAGTAG
- a CDS encoding ECF transporter S component: protein MKKGLKLTDILVTIVIALIFGLIYKLWGPLYATVSTVGLHIDQLIYGMWFMAATVAYLIIRKPGVALIAELAAAQGEFIFGGHWGASTIIYGLLQGLAVELVFLMFRYKRYDMLTVCLASVAATLASIPIDYYYGYIGELATWNLILYLAARFVGAILISGVLAHVLVRSLEKTSVTNLVRPVSSDDYIGLE from the coding sequence ATGAAAAAAGGGTTAAAATTAACTGACATTCTAGTAACAATCGTTATAGCGTTGATTTTTGGATTAATCTATAAACTATGGGGACCACTATATGCTACGGTTTCTACAGTTGGACTTCACATCGACCAACTGATTTATGGTATGTGGTTCATGGCTGCAACTGTGGCGTATTTGATCATTCGAAAGCCTGGTGTAGCTTTAATAGCAGAACTTGCTGCAGCACAGGGAGAATTTATTTTTGGAGGACATTGGGGAGCATCAACCATTATATATGGTCTATTACAGGGATTAGCAGTAGAACTTGTTTTCTTAATGTTTAGATATAAGCGATATGATATGCTTACGGTATGTTTAGCTTCAGTTGCGGCTACACTTGCATCGATTCCTATTGACTATTATTATGGCTATATAGGAGAGTTAGCTACTTGGAACTTAATTTTATATTTAGCCGCTAGATTTGTTGGAGCTATTTTAATATCAGGTGTGCTTGCTCATGTTCTCGTAAGATCGTTAGAAAAAACGTCAGTAACAAATTTAGTGCGACCTGTATCTTCCGATGATTATATTGGTTTAGAGTAA
- a CDS encoding DUF4260 domain-containing protein, which translates to MNRKLIHIEGLVILILMLVLYNYINYNWWLFIVLLLVPDLSMLGYIINTRIGAVIYNMFHTYVFTVGLAIIAITINHELLLAVSIIFTAHIGMDRTLGYGLKYPSGFKDTHMQRI; encoded by the coding sequence ATGAATAGGAAACTAATACATATAGAAGGATTAGTGATTTTAATCTTAATGCTTGTTTTATATAATTATATAAATTATAACTGGTGGTTATTTATAGTGCTTTTACTAGTTCCCGATTTATCGATGTTAGGATACATTATTAACACTAGAATAGGTGCAGTTATATATAATATGTTTCATACTTATGTTTTCACTGTTGGATTAGCTATTATAGCTATTACAATTAATCATGAATTACTTCTAGCAGTTAGTATCATCTTTACAGCACATATTGGAATGGACCGAACGCTAGGATATGGATTAAAGTATCCATCAGGTTTTAAGGATACTCATATGCAACGAATATAA
- a CDS encoding sugar ABC transporter permease → MNNLTNKIVKTITNTIKSVKAIITSPKTKRVMMKIITHLWLVLSVAVVLTPVLWMLVASLTPGKSLANIGLLPDFGNMSAEHYVELFTKRSTSGLFLPDYVGSFFRTLSIAILNTILVVIVSVLTGYALTRFRFKGKKQILLGMMGIQMFPSFMAMLAFFLLFKRFDLLNQPLALVFIYGTGAIPYNVFIYRGFMRNIPKSLDEAADIDGASNIQKLTKIIIPLSMPIIGFLAVNAFMAPWLDYILPSVLLTDPDKITVAIWLFRTTDPLRPHYYNPLTFMAGALLLAIPIMIVNIFMQKYIVYGLTAGAEKG, encoded by the coding sequence ATGAATAATTTAACGAATAAAATAGTAAAGACTATTACTAATACGATAAAATCAGTCAAGGCTATAATCACTAGTCCTAAAACAAAAAGAGTAATGATGAAAATAATCACTCATTTATGGCTTGTATTGTCGGTAGCAGTTGTATTAACTCCTGTTTTATGGATGCTAGTTGCATCTTTAACTCCAGGTAAATCACTTGCTAATATTGGACTTTTACCAGACTTCGGAAACATGTCAGCTGAGCACTATGTTGAACTGTTTACTAAAAGATCAACATCTGGACTATTTTTACCTGACTATGTAGGATCATTCTTTAGAACACTGAGTATTGCAATTCTTAATACGATACTTGTCGTGATTGTATCGGTTTTAACTGGATATGCATTGACAAGATTCAGATTTAAAGGTAAGAAACAAATTTTACTTGGGATGATGGGTATTCAAATGTTCCCTTCATTTATGGCGATGTTAGCTTTCTTCCTTTTATTCAAACGATTTGATTTATTAAATCAACCACTAGCTTTAGTATTTATTTATGGAACTGGAGCAATTCCTTATAATGTCTTTATCTACAGAGGATTTATGCGTAATATCCCTAAATCACTTGATGAAGCAGCGGATATAGATGGTGCATCAAATATTCAAAAATTAACAAAGATTATTATACCATTGTCAATGCCTATTATTGGGTTCTTAGCCGTAAACGCATTTATGGCACCTTGGTTGGACTATATCCTACCATCAGTATTATTAACAGATCCTGATAAAATTACAGTGGCAATCTGGCTATTTAGAACAACTGATCCTCTAAGACCACATTATTACAATCCACTTACATTTATGGCTGGTGCATTGTTATTAGCAATTCCTATTATGATTGTTAATATCTTCATGCAGAAGTATATCGTATATGGATTAACAGCTGGTGCAGAAAAAGGATAA
- a CDS encoding ABC transporter permease subunit — protein MNFFDRLKKDIKEYPSAYLAALMSFFLIGLGQLRNKQWYKAVPLLLIFLLYVLFEIGTSGYIYALQGELQTYPAESGEQIYFFRDYGGFITKGLWGLFSLGALVLGDSYRGQSIKTFDPVLTWVSADRSIDLLGNGIITVVLLTFLVAFWIFSIIDAYKTRKSTLITGEVESAGEYFSRVWQAFFAYIIMIPAITLMMFFTIIPFLFAFLIAFTNYTYKIQTSVRLIEWVGFDSFKFIFENPDWYKVFLKIFLWTVIWAFASSISVYVVGFFQAIVVQSKHTVGKKAWRLLLILPWAIPAMISLMVFKNAFDKDGLINTLLYQTGTIESVNSFLRTIGLLGQEGTGIIYWFTDTFNGPLARVVIILVNLWLGAPYFMMLIVGVLNTIPQSLYEAADIDGANAFQKFRNITLPRVLAATLPVIIMTFSFNFNNFGAIYFLTGGSPGWIADQIPNSMRITGAMPGQTDILISWIYKLSFTDGSEFYNIASVYSILIFLVVGGFSIFNLARAKNFWEED, from the coding sequence ATGAATTTTTTTGATCGATTAAAAAAGGATATTAAAGAATATCCTAGTGCATATCTTGCTGCTTTAATGTCATTCTTTTTAATTGGCTTAGGACAATTACGAAATAAACAGTGGTATAAAGCAGTTCCATTATTACTAATCTTCCTTTTATACGTTCTTTTTGAAATCGGTACTTCCGGTTATATATATGCTTTACAAGGTGAATTGCAAACGTACCCTGCTGAATCAGGAGAGCAAATTTATTTCTTCCGTGATTATGGTGGTTTTATAACAAAAGGACTGTGGGGTCTATTTTCATTAGGTGCATTAGTATTAGGTGACTCATATAGAGGGCAAAGTATTAAGACATTTGACCCTGTTTTAACATGGGTCTCTGCTGACCGCTCAATAGACTTATTAGGGAACGGAATTATTACGGTTGTATTATTAACGTTTTTAGTAGCATTTTGGATATTCTCAATCATAGACGCTTATAAGACAAGAAAAAGTACCCTTATAACCGGTGAAGTAGAATCTGCTGGGGAATATTTTTCTAGAGTATGGCAAGCATTTTTTGCTTATATAATCATGATTCCTGCAATTACACTGATGATGTTCTTTACAATCATTCCGTTCTTATTTGCATTTCTTATTGCGTTTACTAACTATACGTATAAGATTCAAACAAGTGTGCGATTAATTGAATGGGTAGGTTTCGATTCCTTTAAATTTATTTTTGAAAACCCAGATTGGTACAAAGTTTTTCTTAAGATCTTTTTATGGACAGTTATTTGGGCTTTTGCATCTTCAATTTCCGTTTATGTTGTTGGTTTTTTCCAAGCAATTGTTGTTCAATCAAAGCATACAGTTGGGAAAAAAGCATGGCGTCTACTTTTAATTTTACCGTGGGCTATTCCAGCAATGATATCATTAATGGTATTTAAAAATGCATTTGATAAAGACGGTTTAATAAATACGTTACTATATCAAACAGGAACTATAGAATCGGTTAATAGTTTCTTGCGTACAATCGGGTTACTTGGTCAAGAAGGAACTGGAATTATTTATTGGTTTACTGATACGTTCAATGGTCCACTAGCTAGAGTTGTTATAATATTGGTAAACTTATGGTTAGGTGCACCTTATTTTATGATGTTAATTGTAGGGGTACTTAATACGATTCCACAATCTCTATATGAAGCAGCTGATATTGATGGTGCAAATGCGTTTCAAAAATTTAGAAATATTACGCTACCAAGAGTACTAGCAGCCACATTACCTGTTATTATAATGACATTCTCGTTCAATTTTAATAACTTTGGTGCTATTTATTTCTTAACAGGTGGTAGCCCTGGATGGATTGCTGATCAAATACCTAACTCAATGCGTATTACGGGAGCAATGCCAGGACAAACAGACATTTTAATATCATGGATTTATAAATTATCATTTACTGATGGATCTGAGTTTTATAATATTGCATCTGTGTATTCAATTCTCATATTCTTAGTAGTCGGTGGGTTCTCAATCTTTAACCTAGCAAGAGCTAAGAATTTCTGGGAGGAGGATTAA
- a CDS encoding type 2 periplasmic-binding domain-containing protein: MKKISGLVVLMVASLLIAACGNGGGRSYADCETPDGTQACFNAEDMTYRIEDGLKEDGAELTIGLDNTDYGNAIVAKWNETYPELKDKVKFIDYEASGAADKITEQAEEAPDVVFVIDGEVPRNMQSVFALHQYIEDMGTDNGFKPANDLINSGNYVYLPTVFDGMAFSWNKTMLEELGYSTEDADGDGLPDAFDTWEEIFALSDEWDTTRPTYKGDTVNVVYPMSLTEVWSGYSSVTADGWEIFAEGDPTKPGYEKESFKNGLAFIKEAAEHKISVEADGTVTPGTSMSWRWDNYLNDEFSPFALVGTWMNVEEAETNSGSDFKFSVMPTYDGTRLTPFVKTKGFVVNANTSYPSAAHELLRLIYSEEGFQTLVDNSSYIPGLQEDSEFNPTYEGTNRKEMSAAFAENYVEPNFVLPNNTAKAAMDVYYEITLDTFYAAVWDGTKTPAEAQTEIVALAEQWYEENNK; the protein is encoded by the coding sequence ATGAAGAAGATTTCAGGATTAGTAGTACTTATGGTAGCTTCACTTTTAATTGCTGCTTGTGGAAACGGTGGAGGAAGATCATATGCAGATTGTGAAACTCCAGACGGAACTCAAGCATGCTTTAATGCAGAAGATATGACATATCGCATAGAAGATGGTTTAAAAGAAGATGGTGCTGAATTAACAATCGGACTTGACAATACAGATTATGGTAATGCCATTGTAGCTAAATGGAATGAAACATACCCTGAATTAAAAGATAAAGTTAAGTTTATAGACTATGAAGCTTCAGGAGCTGCTGATAAAATTACAGAACAAGCTGAAGAAGCTCCAGACGTAGTATTCGTTATTGATGGAGAAGTTCCTCGTAATATGCAATCAGTATTTGCATTACATCAATATATTGAAGATATGGGAACTGACAACGGATTCAAGCCAGCAAATGACCTGATTAACTCTGGTAATTATGTATATTTACCAACAGTATTTGATGGAATGGCGTTCTCATGGAATAAAACAATGTTAGAAGAATTAGGATACAGTACTGAAGACGCTGATGGTGATGGATTACCAGATGCATTCGATACATGGGAAGAAATCTTTGCTTTATCTGATGAGTGGGATACAACACGACCTACTTATAAAGGTGATACAGTTAACGTTGTATATCCAATGAGTTTAACAGAAGTTTGGTCTGGATATTCATCAGTTACAGCAGATGGATGGGAAATCTTCGCTGAAGGAGATCCAACTAAGCCAGGTTATGAAAAAGAAAGTTTCAAAAATGGTTTAGCATTCATTAAAGAAGCCGCTGAACATAAAATCTCAGTAGAGGCAGATGGAACAGTAACACCAGGTACATCTATGTCATGGAGATGGGATAATTACTTAAATGATGAATTCTCACCATTTGCATTAGTTGGTACGTGGATGAATGTTGAAGAAGCAGAAACAAACTCTGGTTCAGACTTTAAATTCTCAGTAATGCCAACATATGATGGAACTCGCCTAACGCCATTTGTTAAAACTAAAGGATTTGTAGTGAATGCAAACACAAGTTATCCTTCAGCAGCTCACGAATTATTACGTTTAATTTACTCTGAAGAAGGGTTCCAAACATTAGTTGATAATTCAAGTTACATCCCAGGGTTACAAGAAGATTCTGAGTTTAACCCTACTTATGAAGGAACAAACAGAAAAGAAATGTCTGCAGCATTTGCTGAAAACTATGTAGAGCCAAACTTTGTTCTACCTAACAACACAGCAAAAGCAGCTATGGATGTATACTATGAAATTACATTAGACACATTCTACGCAGCAGTTTGGGATGGAACTAAAACTCCAGCAGAAGCACAAACTGAAATCGTAGCTTTAGCTGAACAATGGTACGAAGAAAATAATAAATAA